The genomic window TGGCTAGATCGTGGAGGATTTAAAACCTCTATAATTTCAACTACAAAAATTGGGCAGGTTCACTTTATGTTTCACGGCGATTTTAAAAACTTGAAATCCTTTTTTGATACTGTTAAGCCAAAACTAATTGCAGATGCTAAACCATTAACCAAAAATATGGAAGCCCGAGGCGGCGGTGTCTTAGATATTGAATTGCGCGATAAAACAGCCAAGATTGATGGTTATTACCAACTACACGTTTCTTTTGAAACGTTGGACGCCATGGGAGCCAATTTTATAAATTCATGCTTAGAGCAGTTTGCAAAGACTTTTAAAACCGAAGCGACAAAATTTAAAGGTTTTTCTGAAGAAGAAAAGCAAATAGAAATTGTAATGAGTATACTTTCCAACTATGTTCCCGACTGTTTAGTGCGTGCCGAAGTAAGTTGTAAAGTTGAAGATTTAAGCGAAAAAAAAACCATTTCTGGTGAAGCTTTCGCTGAAAAATTTGTGAAGGCTATAAAAATTGCAGAAGTTGAACCTTACAGAGCAGTAACACACAACAAAGGTATCATGAATGGTATTGACGCTGTTGTACTTGCTACCGGAAACGACTTTAGAGCCGTGGAAGCTGGTGTACATGCATACGCCGCAAGGAATGGAGAATACAGTAGTTTATCTCATGCTAAAATTGAAAATGGTATTTTTACTTTTTGGATGGAAATACCCTTGGCTTTAGGAACCGTTGGCGGATTAACAGGTTTACACCCTTTAG from Algibacter sp. L1A34 includes these protein-coding regions:
- a CDS encoding hydroxymethylglutaryl-CoA reductase, degradative, whose protein sequence is MSKTIAGFSKLSKSKKIDWIANTYFANAENTKAVLKQYWNDNEKLQQLHDEFIENTISNYYLPLGVAPNFLINNKLYALPMAIEESSVVAAASKAAKFWLDRGGFKTSIISTTKIGQVHFMFHGDFKNLKSFFDTVKPKLIADAKPLTKNMEARGGGVLDIELRDKTAKIDGYYQLHVSFETLDAMGANFINSCLEQFAKTFKTEATKFKGFSEEEKQIEIVMSILSNYVPDCLVRAEVSCKVEDLSEKKTISGEAFAEKFVKAIKIAEVEPYRAVTHNKGIMNGIDAVVLATGNDFRAVEAGVHAYAARNGEYSSLSHAKIENGIFTFWMEIPLALGTVGGLTGLHPLVKLALELLHKPSAKELMSIVAVAGLAQNFAALRSLTTTGIQKGHMKMHLMNILNQFEANDAEKVILIEHFANNPVTHSAVVEAIANLRN